Proteins encoded by one window of Leptospira neocaledonica:
- a CDS encoding dihydrofolate reductase family protein, whose protein sequence is MRKIISLAFLSLDGVMQAPGNPTEDTSGDFTLGGWCFPYWDEVLDKTMGEQMGRPFDMLLGRKTYDIFEEAWPKIDAESIINKCKKYVVTNNPIKPETPIWKNSIRIDGNVAEKIKKIKEESGPEIQVHGSTNLLQTLLKHNLIDELWLKIYPVVIGKGKKLFGEGSIPAAFQLIESTVSTSGVIIANYRLAGQVQTGSFSPD, encoded by the coding sequence ATGAGAAAAATAATATCTTTAGCCTTCCTTTCACTCGACGGAGTTATGCAAGCTCCTGGAAACCCTACAGAAGATACATCCGGAGATTTTACATTAGGAGGCTGGTGTTTTCCTTATTGGGATGAAGTTCTAGATAAGACCATGGGTGAACAAATGGGCCGCCCATTCGATATGTTACTAGGAAGAAAAACATATGATATCTTCGAAGAGGCATGGCCCAAGATAGATGCGGAAAGTATCATCAACAAATGTAAAAAATACGTAGTGACAAATAATCCTATAAAACCAGAAACTCCAATCTGGAAAAATTCAATTAGAATCGATGGAAACGTAGCAGAAAAGATCAAAAAAATAAAAGAAGAAAGTGGGCCGGAGATCCAAGTCCACGGAAGCACAAACTTACTCCAAACATTATTAAAACATAATTTGATAGATGAACTCTGGCTCAAAATTTATCCAGTGGTTATAGGAAAAGGGAAAAAATTATTCGGCGAAGGTTCTATCCCAGCGGCTTTTCAGCTAATAGAGAGCACAGTCAGCACGAGCGGAGTGATTATCGCAAATTATAGATTAGCAGGACAAGTCCAAACTGGATCTTTTTCCCCTGATTGA
- a CDS encoding KamA family radical SAM protein codes for MELVSSHPKQKKVSESEWLDWKWQIQNRIKDGSELEKTIRISSEEKEALLTCSEVFNFSATPYYLGLADPEDPNCPIRLQVLPRKEELHTRAWDRRDPLAEESYMPVKGVTHRYPDRALWYLSHVCAVYCRFCTRKRKVSQSADTPGAEDWKDAIHYFREHTEIKEVILSGGDPLNLSDSKLDYLLSELKSIPHINQVRIHTRYPVTLPMRITRELCQVLKKHFPIYLVTHFNHSKELTELVKERIGMLVKEGAVTVLNQAVLLKGINNSVGALTDLFYGLTKIGIKPYYLHQCDEVFGSSHFRVPIEEGVELMKQIRGSISGLCVPLYVVDLTGGGGKVPLPANYLEETKTSSYVFRNYKGDLYEIGF; via the coding sequence TTGGAACTCGTTTCATCACATCCAAAACAAAAGAAAGTTTCCGAATCGGAATGGTTGGATTGGAAATGGCAGATCCAAAATCGGATCAAAGATGGATCCGAATTGGAAAAAACTATCCGGATCAGTTCCGAAGAAAAAGAAGCATTGCTCACCTGCTCTGAAGTGTTCAACTTCTCCGCTACTCCCTATTATCTTGGCCTCGCAGATCCTGAGGATCCAAATTGTCCTATTCGATTACAAGTTTTACCAAGAAAAGAAGAGTTACATACAAGAGCCTGGGACCGAAGAGATCCTCTGGCAGAAGAATCCTATATGCCTGTCAAAGGAGTGACTCATCGGTATCCAGACAGAGCACTTTGGTACCTATCTCATGTATGTGCAGTCTATTGTAGATTTTGCACACGGAAAAGAAAGGTATCCCAATCCGCAGACACACCAGGTGCAGAAGATTGGAAAGACGCGATCCATTATTTTCGAGAACATACTGAGATTAAAGAAGTGATCCTTTCCGGAGGAGATCCTTTAAATCTTTCCGATTCCAAACTGGACTATCTTCTTTCCGAATTAAAATCGATTCCACATATCAATCAGGTTCGTATCCATACAAGATACCCTGTTACACTTCCTATGAGGATTACACGTGAGCTTTGCCAGGTACTCAAAAAACATTTTCCGATCTATCTGGTTACACATTTCAACCATTCCAAGGAACTCACTGAACTGGTAAAAGAAAGGATTGGGATGCTCGTGAAAGAAGGTGCAGTCACTGTCTTAAATCAGGCTGTACTTCTGAAGGGGATCAATAATTCTGTAGGAGCTTTGACAGACTTATTCTACGGACTCACCAAAATCGGGATCAAACCCTATTATCTGCACCAATGCGACGAGGTATTCGGATCTTCTCATTTTAGGGTCCCAATCGAAGAAGGTGTGGAACTCATGAAACAGATCCGAGGAAGTATTAGTGGACTCTGCGTACCCCTATACGTCGTGGATCTGACAGGTGGAGGAGGAAAAGTCCCCCTGCCTGCAAACTATCTGGAAGAAACCAAAACTTCTTCTTATGTATTCCGAAATTATAAAGGAGATCTGTATGAGATCGGTTTTTAG
- a CDS encoding phosphate ABC transporter substrate-binding protein has translation MKQKLTLLLLLSAVLSVANCKKEPLLITGSETMHTLLNVVAAGYAKKNPNIEVTVQGGGSFEGIEKLFEAKTDIAASSRPLTPEEQTQFERKGRFENVLIGYDGIAIVVNPANTVSKLTLEQISKIFSGEVKDWSQVGGKPGPIHVVLRNDKSGTAAYFETHILRQRDLGEKEYQASKKKEFIKDAKVVADNDEMADLIEKDTAAVGFMGMGSAQIQNKGKVKAVPYSKTGKDPFVEPSIQNVSERKYKLSRGLYLFYLSDRGKKIDEFITYITSEEGQTMVLKSGYLRSTLSTVEVEATKP, from the coding sequence ATGAAACAAAAATTAACGCTATTACTCCTTCTGTCTGCCGTACTATCGGTGGCCAATTGTAAAAAAGAACCCTTACTGATCACAGGCTCAGAAACCATGCATACATTATTGAATGTGGTAGCCGCAGGATATGCTAAGAAGAATCCGAATATAGAAGTCACTGTCCAAGGAGGAGGTTCCTTCGAAGGGATAGAAAAATTATTCGAAGCCAAAACGGATATAGCCGCTTCCTCCAGACCCTTAACTCCGGAAGAACAAACCCAGTTCGAAAGAAAGGGAAGATTTGAGAATGTACTAATCGGATACGATGGGATAGCTATCGTAGTAAATCCTGCAAATACTGTTTCCAAACTTACATTGGAACAGATTTCCAAAATATTCTCCGGAGAGGTAAAAGATTGGTCCCAAGTTGGCGGCAAACCTGGACCAATCCATGTGGTTCTACGAAATGATAAGAGTGGGACTGCTGCTTATTTCGAAACTCATATCTTAAGACAAAGAGACTTAGGAGAAAAAGAATACCAAGCTTCCAAGAAGAAAGAGTTTATTAAGGATGCTAAGGTAGTAGCGGATAATGATGAGATGGCAGATCTGATCGAGAAGGATACCGCAGCCGTAGGATTCATGGGAATGGGAAGTGCACAGATCCAGAACAAAGGAAAAGTGAAAGCGGTTCCTTATTCCAAAACCGGAAAGGATCCTTTTGTAGAGCCGAGTATCCAAAATGTTTCCGAAAGAAAGTACAAACTTTCTAGAGGGTTGTACCTATTTTATCTCTCCGATAGAGGTAAAAAAATTGATGAGTTCATTACTTATATCACTTCGGAAGAAGGACAAACAATGGTGCTGAAAAGCGGCTATTTAAGAAGTACATTAAGTACTGTAGAAGTAGAAGCCACTAAACCATAA
- the efp gene encoding elongation factor P, with the protein MNLGITEVRKGMVLKVEGELYSVVKSEFVNPGKGSAFIRTKLKNLVRSSSIERTFKAAEKLESVELEKRQMTICYSEGDDIIFMDTNDFEQLPVSKEYLEDILPFLKEETAMEVSFYEGKPIGVTPPNFAILEVTYAEEGLKGDTSGTALKRVTVETGGEINVPIFIKQGDSIRIDLRDLTYVERVNK; encoded by the coding sequence ATGAACTTAGGCATTACTGAAGTTAGAAAAGGAATGGTTCTCAAGGTAGAAGGAGAACTTTATTCCGTTGTAAAAAGCGAATTCGTGAATCCGGGAAAGGGATCAGCCTTTATCCGTACAAAATTAAAGAATCTGGTCCGTAGTAGTTCCATTGAAAGGACCTTCAAGGCTGCGGAAAAATTAGAATCCGTAGAATTGGAAAAGAGACAGATGACCATCTGTTACTCCGAGGGCGATGATATTATCTTCATGGACACGAATGACTTCGAACAGCTTCCCGTGTCTAAAGAATATTTAGAGGATATCCTTCCATTCTTAAAGGAAGAGACTGCTATGGAAGTTTCCTTCTACGAAGGTAAACCGATCGGAGTGACTCCTCCGAACTTTGCGATCTTGGAAGTTACTTATGCGGAAGAGGGGCTAAAAGGTGATACCTCCGGGACTGCTCTCAAAAGAGTAACTGTAGAAACCGGTGGAGAGATCAACGTACCTATTTTTATCAAACAAGGAGATTCTATCCGGATCGACTTGCGAGATCTTACCTACGTGGAGAGAGTTAATAAATAA
- a CDS encoding 1,2-dihydroxy-3-keto-5-methylthiopentene dioxygenase: MATIIQKPGLPEIKDNTEVKSFLNKRGIEYDHWPVPSASNPLTDKLTLVDDEKETLLKNLDNRFETLKEKEGYQSRDLIVLHPQVPGLNEMLAKFDKVHYHTDDEVRYIVDGSGIFGFALAGEKFLVKVEKDDFISVPKNTNHWFTLDENKRIKAVRYFQDMSGWVPNYVEETTALV; encoded by the coding sequence ATGGCGACTATTATCCAAAAACCGGGACTGCCGGAAATCAAAGACAACACTGAAGTTAAATCTTTTCTAAATAAAAGAGGGATCGAGTACGATCATTGGCCGGTTCCAAGTGCCTCTAATCCTCTTACTGATAAATTAACTCTTGTAGATGATGAGAAAGAAACTCTTCTCAAAAATTTAGACAATCGTTTCGAAACCTTAAAAGAAAAAGAAGGGTATCAATCCAGAGATTTGATCGTTCTTCATCCGCAAGTTCCTGGCCTGAACGAGATGTTGGCCAAATTTGATAAAGTACATTATCATACAGACGACGAAGTCCGTTATATCGTGGATGGTTCCGGAATTTTCGGATTCGCACTTGCTGGCGAAAAGTTTTTAGTAAAGGTGGAGAAGGATGACTTCATCTCCGTTCCTAAGAATACGAACCACTGGTTCACTCTAGACGAGAACAAAAGAATCAAAGCAGTCCGTTATTTCCAAGATATGAGCGGCTGGGTTCCGAATTACGTAGAAGAAACTACGGCTTTAGTTTAA
- the mtnB gene encoding methylthioribulose 1-phosphate dehydratase — MSQKKILTRLAESGVLYHSNGWMPGTAGNLSIKDEKDPNVFWVSGSGLDKNKLTRKDFLPVQIQSGKVLEGWKGREGLKPSAETSIHRAVYKAFPEMGCSLHVHTPESNLIEIGVTKENPIEDLPLLPLEIIKAFGIWDENPNVSVPVLYNYPKVQDISDHLEKHLIETKPRVPFCIIEKHGITVWGKDLIQANRHLEAADFLLKVRAMSK; from the coding sequence ATGTCCCAAAAAAAAATCCTGACTCGCTTAGCTGAGTCGGGAGTTCTATATCATTCTAATGGATGGATGCCAGGAACTGCTGGCAATCTGTCTATTAAGGACGAAAAAGATCCTAACGTGTTCTGGGTAAGCGGAAGCGGCTTAGATAAAAACAAACTGACTCGAAAAGATTTTCTTCCTGTGCAGATCCAATCCGGAAAAGTATTAGAAGGTTGGAAAGGCAGAGAAGGTCTGAAACCTTCCGCCGAAACTTCTATACATAGAGCGGTTTATAAAGCATTCCCCGAAATGGGTTGCTCTCTTCATGTTCATACTCCTGAATCCAATCTGATTGAGATAGGAGTTACCAAAGAAAATCCAATTGAAGATCTTCCACTGCTTCCTTTGGAGATCATAAAAGCATTTGGTATCTGGGATGAAAATCCGAATGTTTCGGTTCCGGTTTTATATAATTATCCTAAGGTGCAAGATATCTCGGACCATTTGGAAAAACATCTTATCGAGACAAAACCTAGAGTCCCATTTTGTATTATAGAAAAACATGGGATTACCGTTTGGGGAAAAGATCTGATCCAGGCGAATCGACATTTAGAAGCTGCGGATTTTTTACTAAAAGTGCGGGCGATGTCCAAGTAA
- a CDS encoding SDR family NAD(P)-dependent oxidoreductase, translating to MEPKNILVVGAGSGIGRSLLEKLNATPQYFPIGISRRGVPLEKNLERGVNYLCDLGDQKQILKFVSSLLQYWKEIHAIYFASGDGLFLKIEDLEWEDLQKHLTLNLSAPILLTSKLLSSMKKGALLCYISSTAGRQGFPESSPYCASKHGLAGFAKAIREEVKERGIRVTTVYAGAIDTPIWDGREGFKREDMIPASDAALFLESLYSQPASFNQDEILFLPPKGVL from the coding sequence ATGGAACCCAAAAATATCCTGGTAGTCGGGGCCGGATCCGGGATCGGCAGATCTTTATTAGAAAAGTTGAATGCGACTCCGCAATATTTTCCGATTGGGATCTCCAGACGCGGTGTTCCTTTGGAGAAAAATTTGGAAAGAGGAGTAAATTACCTCTGCGATCTGGGAGACCAGAAGCAAATCCTCAAATTCGTTTCTTCTCTTTTGCAATATTGGAAAGAAATCCATGCGATCTATTTCGCTTCCGGGGATGGACTATTTTTAAAAATAGAAGATCTCGAATGGGAAGATCTGCAAAAACATCTGACCTTGAATTTAAGCGCCCCTATTTTACTGACTTCTAAACTTCTATCCTCCATGAAAAAGGGGGCTCTTCTTTGTTATATTTCTTCCACAGCAGGAAGACAGGGGTTCCCGGAATCTTCTCCTTATTGCGCTTCTAAACATGGTCTGGCCGGTTTTGCAAAAGCAATTAGAGAAGAAGTAAAAGAACGCGGGATAAGAGTGACCACTGTGTATGCAGGAGCAATCGATACTCCGATTTGGGATGGCAGAGAAGGTTTTAAAAGAGAAGATATGATCCCGGCCTCCGATGCTGCGCTCTTTTTAGAAAGTTTGTATTCTCAGCCGGCGAGTTTCAATCAGGACGAGATACTATTTCTTCCACCTAAAGGTGTGTTATAA
- a CDS encoding HD domain-containing phosphohydrolase, translating to MSHLLDDRPKILVVDDEAANLQVLKQILQEDYRLFFAKDGLKAIELAISEKPNLILLDVMMPGMTGHETCKKLRNEATTSRIPVIFVTAMAEEEDEADGFEAGAVDYITKPVSPAIVKARVKTHLSLVWNDELKETRLQIIQRLGLAAEYKDNETGLHVIRMSHYSQTLARALGYSQDTADKILHASPMHDIGKIGIPDSILQKPGKLDPEEWEIMKTHPSIGAEIIGDHDSLLLQMAKSIALNHHEKWDGSGYPNGIKGDAIPVEARIVTIADVFDALTTERPYKKAWSIEDAVNHIRKGAGSHFDPGLVPVFLNLMPDLLEIRERWAET from the coding sequence ATGAGCCATCTACTCGATGACAGACCGAAAATTTTAGTCGTAGACGACGAAGCGGCAAACCTACAGGTACTCAAACAAATATTACAAGAAGATTATAGACTTTTTTTCGCTAAGGATGGGCTCAAAGCGATAGAACTCGCAATCTCCGAAAAACCGAATCTTATCCTTTTAGATGTGATGATGCCCGGAATGACAGGGCATGAAACCTGTAAAAAACTCAGAAATGAAGCCACCACCTCCAGGATACCCGTGATATTCGTAACCGCAATGGCAGAAGAAGAAGATGAGGCTGACGGATTCGAAGCAGGAGCCGTGGACTATATTACAAAACCCGTAAGTCCTGCCATCGTAAAAGCTAGGGTAAAAACACATCTTTCTTTGGTCTGGAACGATGAACTAAAAGAGACCAGGCTTCAGATCATCCAAAGATTGGGTCTTGCGGCGGAGTACAAAGACAACGAAACAGGTCTTCATGTGATCCGAATGAGTCATTATTCCCAAACTTTAGCGAGGGCTTTGGGCTATTCTCAGGACACTGCGGATAAAATTTTGCATGCTTCTCCCATGCATGATATCGGCAAGATAGGCATTCCCGATAGTATATTACAAAAACCTGGTAAACTAGATCCGGAAGAATGGGAGATTATGAAAACCCACCCCAGTATCGGCGCGGAAATTATCGGAGATCATGATTCTTTACTCTTACAAATGGCAAAGAGTATCGCCTTGAACCATCATGAAAAATGGGATGGAAGCGGTTATCCAAACGGGATTAAAGGGGATGCTATCCCTGTGGAAGCAAGGATCGTAACGATCGCAGATGTGTTCGATGCTCTTACCACGGAAAGGCCTTATAAAAAAGCATGGAGTATAGAAGACGCAGTCAACCATATTCGTAAAGGCGCCGGATCTCATTTTGATCCGGGTCTTGTTCCTGTATTTTTAAATTTGATGCCCGACCTTTTAGAGATCAGGGAACGCTGGGCAGAAACCTAA
- a CDS encoding MHYT domain-containing protein: MIAFLDNFFIYNSSAKLLTATYNPWLVVLSVLMAIFASYIALQIVGQKVPESSPPITKYLISSAASLALGCGVWSMHFIGMLSFELCTTVQYDKSLTILSIFPSLLASTIALSFVNRPKISGTELALGGVLVGSGIGAMHYTGMGAVETAPYLRYDPWFFALSIIVAVVLAILSLWVRFGLENLKLGTLWPSLISAVTMGSAISGMHYTGMAAARFIGEEDTIPQTADSTFLALSVSLITIAFTLFAFAVNWFLRYRDLVNNLKVSESRLRTIITTAVDGVITMDSQGRIREFNHSAEIIFGYENREVIGKNIRELMPDPYYNGRDKNSETMLSAGFAKIIGSSREVIGLRKDGSDFPVRLAIGHGKLAGEDLFVGFVTDISDRKMIENALKQSEQQVRSLIENIPGITYRCLPNNEWKMLFMSDASESITGYPVQDFVNANSIRSFKDIIHPDDLKSVEYEVESAVAGKRTFTLEYRIIHQNGEIRWLWENGCGAYGGNGEAIFIDGVILDITERRRIEEALRKEKEKAELAAITKTSFLANMSHEIRTPMNAILGFTEVLLSDELEKNHRTHLETVKSSAKSLLRLLNDILNTAKLEKGAVELEEMDFSLFKLVAELKSTLGIGARKKNLEFEVIQDPDLVEFYKGDSLRIRQILMNLIGNAVKFTDRGKVSLKVTREDKKLHFAVQDTGIGIQADRLDKIFEPFTQADISTTRRYGGTGLGTTICKQLTELMGGKIWAESTLGKGSTFHILLPLEEGKPRQENKIQTGIKLPPLKILVVDDVEKNTELISLLLQNLGHQVESSYNGEDAVKKVTTGSFDLVLMDVQMPVLDGRQATRVIRMHEIQENVRRTPILALTASVFEEDKNAASAAGMDGFVSKPVEMDQMIAEIGRVLGYSERNSDPEISSSEKEIEWDPERASTLAKELSESFQRGSIEEEYVEEFSGLIRTKVENSDFKLFSSKIEQFEFEEAYALLKKFSTQLGLDTDLGK; encoded by the coding sequence GTGATCGCATTTTTAGATAATTTTTTCATTTATAATTCTTCTGCCAAATTACTTACGGCTACGTACAATCCATGGTTGGTTGTTCTTTCCGTGTTGATGGCGATATTCGCATCTTATATCGCTCTTCAAATCGTAGGACAGAAGGTTCCGGAATCTTCTCCGCCCATTACAAAATATTTAATTTCTTCGGCAGCAAGTCTAGCTCTCGGTTGTGGTGTTTGGTCCATGCATTTTATCGGAATGCTCTCCTTCGAGTTATGCACAACCGTTCAATATGATAAAAGTCTGACCATCTTGTCTATCTTTCCGAGTCTTCTAGCCTCTACCATAGCTCTCTCATTCGTGAATAGGCCTAAAATTTCGGGCACAGAACTTGCGTTAGGTGGTGTACTCGTAGGCTCCGGAATCGGAGCTATGCATTATACCGGAATGGGAGCGGTGGAAACAGCTCCTTACTTACGTTATGATCCTTGGTTTTTTGCGTTATCTATCATAGTAGCAGTCGTTCTTGCGATACTTTCTCTTTGGGTAAGATTCGGTTTAGAAAATTTGAAATTAGGCACTCTCTGGCCTTCTCTCATTTCCGCCGTTACTATGGGATCTGCAATTTCCGGAATGCATTATACCGGTATGGCTGCCGCAAGATTTATAGGAGAGGAAGACACAATTCCTCAGACTGCTGATTCTACCTTTCTTGCACTTTCCGTTTCCTTGATCACAATCGCATTCACTTTGTTTGCATTCGCAGTCAATTGGTTCCTGAGATACCGGGATCTAGTGAACAATCTAAAAGTCAGCGAATCCAGACTTAGAACAATTATCACCACCGCAGTGGATGGCGTGATCACAATGGATTCGCAAGGTAGGATCAGAGAATTTAATCATTCAGCAGAAATAATCTTCGGTTATGAAAACAGAGAAGTGATCGGAAAAAATATCAGAGAGCTAATGCCCGATCCATACTATAATGGAAGAGACAAAAATTCCGAGACAATGTTAAGCGCCGGCTTCGCCAAAATTATAGGAAGCAGTAGAGAAGTTATAGGCCTTAGAAAAGACGGCTCCGATTTTCCGGTACGTTTAGCGATAGGACATGGAAAACTTGCTGGAGAAGATCTATTCGTTGGTTTTGTGACAGATATCAGCGATAGAAAAATGATCGAGAACGCATTAAAACAAAGTGAACAACAGGTGCGTTCCTTGATCGAAAATATCCCGGGCATCACTTACAGATGTCTTCCGAATAATGAATGGAAGATGTTATTCATGAGTGATGCTTCGGAATCCATCACAGGTTATCCTGTACAAGATTTTGTAAACGCAAACTCCATACGTTCCTTCAAAGATATTATCCATCCGGACGATCTTAAAAGTGTAGAATATGAAGTAGAATCCGCGGTTGCCGGCAAAAGAACATTCACTTTAGAATATAGGATCATCCACCAAAACGGGGAGATCAGATGGCTTTGGGAAAACGGATGCGGAGCTTATGGTGGAAACGGAGAAGCGATCTTCATAGACGGAGTAATTTTAGATATCACCGAAAGAAGAAGAATAGAAGAAGCATTACGCAAAGAGAAAGAAAAAGCGGAACTTGCTGCGATCACTAAAACTTCTTTTTTAGCAAATATGAGTCACGAAATCCGTACTCCTATGAATGCGATCCTTGGATTTACGGAAGTTCTTCTTTCCGATGAATTAGAAAAAAATCATAGAACCCATTTGGAAACCGTTAAAAGTTCCGCGAAATCTTTATTAAGACTTTTGAATGATATCTTGAACACCGCGAAGTTGGAAAAAGGAGCGGTGGAATTAGAAGAAATGGACTTCTCCCTTTTCAAATTAGTCGCAGAATTAAAATCCACTTTGGGCATCGGCGCTCGAAAGAAAAATCTGGAATTCGAAGTGATCCAAGATCCGGATCTGGTGGAATTTTATAAAGGAGATTCTTTGCGGATCAGACAGATCCTAATGAATCTGATCGGCAATGCAGTCAAATTCACTGACAGAGGAAAAGTCAGTCTGAAAGTGACTCGGGAAGATAAAAAACTCCATTTTGCGGTCCAAGATACAGGGATCGGAATCCAAGCGGATCGATTGGATAAAATTTTCGAACCGTTCACTCAGGCTGATATTTCCACTACTAGACGTTATGGTGGAACGGGACTTGGTACAACCATCTGTAAACAGTTAACGGAATTGATGGGCGGCAAAATTTGGGCAGAGAGTACTCTTGGAAAAGGAAGTACATTCCATATTCTTCTTCCTTTAGAAGAAGGAAAACCTAGACAAGAAAACAAGATACAAACTGGGATCAAACTCCCTCCTCTAAAGATCCTTGTAGTCGACGATGTGGAAAAAAATACGGAATTAATTTCCCTTCTTCTCCAAAACCTAGGGCATCAGGTGGAATCATCGTATAACGGAGAGGACGCAGTAAAAAAAGTCACGACTGGATCTTTTGATCTGGTTCTAATGGACGTACAGATGCCGGTGCTCGACGGTCGTCAAGCAACCCGAGTTATCCGAATGCATGAGATCCAGGAAAATGTCCGAAGGACCCCTATTTTGGCATTGACCGCTAGTGTTTTTGAAGAAGATAAAAACGCAGCGAGTGCCGCCGGAATGGACGGGTTCGTTTCTAAACCGGTGGAGATGGATCAGATGATCGCAGAGATCGGAAGAGTATTAGGTTATTCCGAAAGGAATTCCGATCCGGAAATTTCTTCTTCTGAAAAAGAAATAGAATGGGATCCTGAAAGGGCTTCGACTTTAGCTAAGGAACTATCCGAATCTTTCCAAAGAGGTTCGATAGAAGAAGAATACGTGGAAGAATTTTCGGGTCTGATCCGAACAAAAGTGGAAAATTCCGATTTTAAACTTTTCAGTTCTAAAATAGAACAATTCGAATTCGAAGAGGCGTATGCCCTTCTCAAAAAATTCAGCACCCAACTCGGATTGGACACGGATCTCGGAAAATAG